GCTGCGCGTCAACGCCCAGGTGGGCGGCGGCTCCATCGGCGCCCTGTCCACCGCGACCGACACGTCCAAGTTCGGCGTGCCGCTGCGGGACGACGGCGCCCGGGAGTGGATCGTGCGCGCCTTCCTGGAGCGCCCCTGGCTGACCCGGCTGCACACCCACTCCGGCTCGCAGGGCGTGCCGCTCGCGCTCATGGCCACCGGGGTGCGGGCCGTGTACGAGCTGGCCGAGGAGATCAACGCCGCGGCCGGGCGGCACCAGGTCGACACCGTCGACATCGGCGGCGGCCTGCCGGTCAACTTCGCGTCCGAGGAGGAGACCCCGACCTACGCGCGGTACGCGCGGCTCCTCGCCGACGAGGTGCCCGGGCTGTTCGACGGGCGGTACGGACTGGTCACGGAGTTCGGCCGGGCGCTGCTGGCCAAGCACGGCACGGTGCTCGCCCGCGTCGAGTACACCAAGACCTCCGGCGGGCGCCCCGTCGCCGTCGCCCACGCCGGCGTCCAGGTCGCCACGCGCACGGTCTACGACCCCGCCTCCTGGCCGCTGCGCATCGTCGCGTACGACGCCGCCGGGCGGCCCAAGTCCGGGCCGCCCCTCGCGCAGGACGTGGCCGGGCCGGCCTGCTTCGCGGGCGACCTCCTCGCCGTGGCACGACCGCTGCCGCGGCTGGAGCCGGGCGACGTCGTCGCGGCGCTCGACACCGGCGCGTACTACTTCGCCCACCACTATGCCTACAACTCCCTGCCGCGGCCGGGCGTCTACGGCTACGAGCTGGAGCCGGACGGGACGGTGCGGTTCGCCACCGTGCGGTCGCCGCAGCGGCCCGCGGAGATCGTCGCCGAATCGGGCGGCGAACACCGGGACGCTCTGGTACGCCGGTAGCGGCACGGGCACCGGCGGCGGGGCGGGCGCGGCGCGCGCGTGCCCGGCGGGCGCGTCGCGCGGGGCGGGCGCGGCCCGGGGCGGCCCGGCCGACGCGTCGCGCGGGGCGGGTTGCGGGGCCTGGCGGGGCGGGCGCGGCGCGCGGGGCGCGGGTGGGGCCCGGGGTGGCGGAGCCTACCGCGCCGGGGGCACGTTCCAAGGGAAAATGCCAGAAGTCCCACCCGTGGGCAGAGCGTTGCGTAACGTCTCCATCACTGAGCCGTTCGCGTCTGCGCCATGGGAGGGGAGCCGCGTGCCCGGAATCGACGAGTGCCTGGTCGAGGCGATGGCCCTGCCGGGGGCGCGCGGGGCGGCTCTCGTCGACTGGACCAGCGGGCTGGCCCTCGGCACGATCGGCGAGTCCCCCGTCGGCGACCACGAGACCTCCGCGGCCGAGGCGGCCGAACTGGCCCGCGCCGCCGCCGAGTACGAGTCCTTCACCCCGTCCACGCCCGCCGCCTCCCCCGCCGATGCCGCCACCGGTGCCGGCCCGGAGGGCGACGACGACGGGGGCGCGCCCGTCGAGGACCTCATCGTCACCACCCGCACCGGCTACCACGTGCTCCGGTTCGTCACCACCAACTTCGACAGCAGCCTCTTCCTCCACCTGTGGCTCGACCGCACCACGGGCAACCTCGCGCTCGCCCGATTACGCCTGCGCGACCTCGCCGAACGGCTGGTGCTGTGATGGCCGGCGTCGTCTCGCCGATGCTGCGGCGCCTCGCGGCGGACCGGGCCACGGGCGCCCTGGTGCGCGACCACGGCACGCTCTACCTCCTGGACGGCCAGGTCGTGCACGCCGAGAGCCCCGTCGCCCCCGGCCTCGACATCCTGCTCGCCGGCGGCAGCGACCGGCGCTCCGCGGGCCCCGCGCACGGCGGGCGGATAGGCGACGGCGAGCGGGAGATATGCCGGCTGGGCGCCCTCTTCGACGCCGCGTTCTTCGCCCTCGCGCCCGGCCGCGGCCCGGCCCGCTTCCGCTACGGCCACCACCCCCGGTACGCAGGCCCCGGCCGCCCGGTGCCCGCCGCCGCGATCGAACGCGAGACGCTGCGCCGCCGCGAACTGCTCGACAGCGTCTGGCCGTACCCCGCCCTCGACGCCGCCCCGGTCGTCCCGCGCCCCGCCGCGCCCGGCCAGACGGTCACCGCCCGCGGCCGCGCGCTCCTCGCCCGCGCGGACGGGGTGCGCACCCCGGCGCAGCTCGCGTGGGTGCTGGGGCGGCCCGCCTTCCACACGCTGCTGGAGATCCGGCGGCTGGCCGCCGCCGGGCTGGTCGAGACGCCCGACCCCGCGCCGCCCTCCGCACCCGCCGGCGACCCCACCGCTCCCCAGCCCACCGGATCCCCGGCCCACCGGCCCACCGGCCTCCCCGCCGGACTGCCCGACCTGCCCGCCGGGCCGCCCACCGGGCTCCCCGCCGGCCTTCCCGGCCGACTGCCGCCCGGCTTCCCGGCCCACCGGCCCGCCGCCCCGCCCGCACCCGAGCACGCGCCGCCGAGCAGCCCCACCACCGCGACCGATCCCCCCGACATCGCCCTGCTC
This portion of the Streptomyces changanensis genome encodes:
- a CDS encoding type III PLP-dependent enzyme domain-containing protein, producing the protein MASDRRDQAVRAAVAHALLSDSAPVAALLDTAGVRASAAALRAAFAAVTDAPVLHAFAVKAAPLVPVLRLLREEGLGAEVASPGELALARAAGVPPQLTVLDSPAKTPTELREALTLGTAVNADNPQELARLDPLVAALTGAGGTPPPVGLRVNAQVGGGSIGALSTATDTSKFGVPLRDDGAREWIVRAFLERPWLTRLHTHSGSQGVPLALMATGVRAVYELAEEINAAAGRHQVDTVDIGGGLPVNFASEEETPTYARYARLLADEVPGLFDGRYGLVTEFGRALLAKHGTVLARVEYTKTSGGRPVAVAHAGVQVATRTVYDPASWPLRIVAYDAAGRPKSGPPLAQDVAGPACFAGDLLAVARPLPRLEPGDVVAALDTGAYYFAHHYAYNSLPRPGVYGYELEPDGTVRFATVRSPQRPAEIVAESGGEHRDALVRR
- a CDS encoding transcriptional regulator, with amino-acid sequence MAGVVSPMLRRLAADRATGALVRDHGTLYLLDGQVVHAESPVAPGLDILLAGGSDRRSAGPAHGGRIGDGEREICRLGALFDAAFFALAPGRGPARFRYGHHPRYAGPGRPVPAAAIERETLRRRELLDSVWPYPALDAAPVVPRPAAPGQTVTARGRALLARADGVRTPAQLAWVLGRPAFHTLLEIRRLAAAGLVETPDPAPPSAPAGDPTAPQPTGSPAHRPTGLPAGLPDLPAGPPTGLPAGLPGRLPPGFPAHRPAAPPAPEHAPPSSPTTATDPPDIALLRRVRDALEARL